GACTCGCCCCACTGCCGCCGCCGCTCGGGGGTGGACTGGTGCCAGATCACGCCGGCACCCACCGCGATGATCGCGACCAGCCAGCCGGCGGTGCCCGCCGCACCCACCGAGTCGAAGAGCATCATCTGGACCAGCAGTACGCCGAGCCCGATCGCCACGAAGGGCAGCAGCTGCCCGAACTCCCGCCGGGGCGGTACGGCGGTGTCTCCCGGACGCAGCGGCACGACGGCCCAGAAGGCCGCATAGAGCAGCAGGCCGAGCCCGCTCAGCCCGAGCAGCACCATGAAGGCGACCCGGACCCGGCGTACCGGAACGTCGAGGTGCTCGGCGATGCCGGCAGCCACCCCGGCGGCCATCCGGTGCTCCGGGGCGCGATAGAGGCGCGGTGGCTGGCTGACGGTACTGATCACGTACTCCCTGGTCAGAACGGCTCGTGCCGGTGAAGGAGGAATGCGGCGGCGTTGGTCCGATCGTCACACGCGCGGTGGTCGGCCGACCACGGGGACGCCCCGGACATTGGCGGCCCACCGATCTCAGGGTGGGGTCAGGGTCGTCTCCGGAGGTCGCTCGGGTCCGTGGCGCAGCAGTATCGAGACATGACCGACGACGCTGCTCAGCCGCACCGGCCGGGGCCCACGGAGAAGGCGCCGGGGCACGACGCCCCGGCACCGGACGCGCCCGACACACCGGGCGCCGTTCAGGACGGTCCCGACACACCGGCCGCTGCTCCGGACGGTCCCGACCCGTCGGCCGCACCGCCACCGGCTGGATCGACGGCGTGGGACGCGACGCCCCCGCCGGTCGGCACGCCACCACCCGCCGGGCCGGGGGGGCCGGGCGGGTCGGCGTACACCGAGGGTCCGCCGGCCGCCCCGCCGCCCGGCGGGAGCGGCGCACCACCACCCGGGGGGACCGGCGCACCACCGCCGTCGGAGGGTCCCTGGCCGCACTTCGGCGGCGCCGGATTCACCTCGCGGTACGGGCTGGTCCGCCCCCGCGACGGCCGTTACCTGGCCGGGGTGTGCGCCGCCGTCGGTCGCGCCACCAACACCGACCCGGTGCTCTGGCGGGTGCTGCTCGCCGTGCTCGGCTTCTTCGGCGGCATCGGCATCCTGCTCTACGTCACCGCCTGGTTGATCATCCCGGGCGAGGGCGACACCGCCTCACCTGTCGAGTCCATGCTCGGGCGGGGTCGGTCCAGCATGTCCCCGGTGACCGTGATCGTGCTCAGCATCCTGGTCGCGATCAGCTTCGGCTTCATCGTCACCGACGCCTTCCGGGCGGTGCTGCTCGGCGCGGCGATCCTGGTCGGCGGCGCACTGCTGCTCAACCGCCACCAGCAACGCGGCCCGCATCCTGCGGGCGGTCCGGTCGGCGCACCGGCGCCACCCGCCGGACCTCCGGGTCCGGTGCCGCCGGTGAGCTATCCCGGCCCCGCCGGATATCCGCCGCCGCCCGGCGGGTTCGGCCGCACCGTCCCGGCGTTCACCGCGCCGGCCGCCTTCCACGCGCCCGCCCCGGTCCCCGGATCGGCACCCGCTCCGGCCGGGCGCGCCGAGGACCCGACCCGGTTCCTGCCGCCGACCCCACCGTGGTCCCCGGTGGGCTCCCCCACGCCGCTGGTGGTGCCACCGACCGTGCCGCCGCACTCGTCGACCTACCGTGCCCCGTTCGCCCCGCACGGCCCGTACGCCGGGCAGACCCCGGTGGCACCGCCGCCCAGGCCGCCGAAGCCGCCGAAGAAGCCCCGGGAACGTTCCGCACTCGGTGCGGTGACCTTCTCGCTGATCTTCGTCGCGCTGGGCGCGGTGGGCATCCTCGATCTGCTCGACGTCTTCCGGATCGGCGCGTCGGCGTACTTCGCGGCGGTTCTCGCCGTGATCGCCCTGGGCCTGCTGGTGGGCACCTGGTTCGGCCGGGCCCGCTGGCTCATCGCGCTCGGTCTGGTGGCCTCCGCCGCTCTGGGGGTGGCCACGGTCGCCGAGTCGTACGACCGGGTCCGTG
Above is a window of Verrucosispora sp. NA02020 DNA encoding:
- a CDS encoding PspC domain-containing protein, giving the protein MTDDAAQPHRPGPTEKAPGHDAPAPDAPDTPGAVQDGPDTPAAAPDGPDPSAAPPPAGSTAWDATPPPVGTPPPAGPGGPGGSAYTEGPPAAPPPGGSGAPPPGGTGAPPPSEGPWPHFGGAGFTSRYGLVRPRDGRYLAGVCAAVGRATNTDPVLWRVLLAVLGFFGGIGILLYVTAWLIIPGEGDTASPVESMLGRGRSSMSPVTVIVLSILVAISFGFIVTDAFRAVLLGAAILVGGALLLNRHQQRGPHPAGGPVGAPAPPAGPPGPVPPVSYPGPAGYPPPPGGFGRTVPAFTAPAAFHAPAPVPGSAPAPAGRAEDPTRFLPPTPPWSPVGSPTPLVVPPTVPPHSSTYRAPFAPHGPYAGQTPVAPPPRPPKPPKKPRERSALGAVTFSLIFVALGAVGILDLLDVFRIGASAYFAAVLAVIALGLLVGTWFGRARWLIALGLVASAALGVATVAESYDRVRGVDGTVTWAPTDHRDLAVRYEQSFSDAVLDLRAVDFDQKDTEITVVINFGEATVVVPPNVDVTTNAHVTAGDANVFGQRTGGLDNRLTEIVDLGADGVGGGKLRLNLQINAGHMEVTR